GGCCGAGCAGCGCATTGATGTGCCACTCGCCCATTAACATGCCCATGAAAATGCCCGCCGCTTCCCGGGGCGCCTCGAGTGCCAACCTCCCCTGCTCGACCTGATCACTTAGATAGTCCGCCAGCGCCTCGCGGGTACGGTCCGGGCCGCGTACGAGAAACAGCTCGCCAAGCGCCGGGGCGCGCTCGGCCTCGAACGCAAGCCCGCGCATCAGCCGAATGACGCCGGGGTCGAACACCAGCATCAGCATGCGCCGGCCAAGTTCAAAAAGGACCTGCTCCGGCGCCTGGCGGTCGCGCCGCCCCGCCTCGATCACCGCCCAGGCGGTCTCGATATGGCGCTCCATCGCCGCGGTGAATAGCCCCTCCTTGCTGCCGAACTGCTTGTAGAGCGTGGCGAGCGACCCGCCGGCGCGGGCCACCACGTCGTTCACGCTAGCCCCGGCATACCCCTGTTCCAGAAACACGTCTCTTGCCGCATCCAACAGCCGCTCACGTCGTGCTACGCCCCGGGGGATCCGGGCATCACTATTTTCCTCTGCTTCCACTGTCCTTTCCGCTCCCATCGACTTGTTCTTTTCGCGACGCCTGGTCGGCACATTAAAGCTACCCGGCGCCACCGACAAAAAAACTGCGCTGATCTCGCAGCGCTGGATATGTAGTGTAGCATTCATTACACTATTGATCCTTATCCTTTCGGCACGCGGCCGAAACGTTCCAACTCAGGAGTAGCCATGGCTCAGGGCGACGTTCAAGGCGATACCGCCAACCTTTCCCACGGTGCGCCTACCGCGCAGGCCAAACCTAAAAAGCGCGGGCGACAATGGCTCTTGTTGGTCATCGGCCTGATCGCGCTGGTCGCGTTGGGCTGGTGGCTCGTCGGCTGGTGGCAGGTGGGCCGGTTCATGATCGACACCGACAACGCTTACATACGCACCGACAGCGTCGCAGTGAGCGCGGAGCTTTCGGCGCGGGTGGTCGATGTGGCGGTGATCGAGAACCAGGCCGTTGAGCAGGGCGATCTGCTCGTGCAGCTCGACGATGCCAGCTACCGCGACCAGCTCAACCAGGCCCGAGCGCAGCAGGCCGTGGCCGCGGCGTCGTTTGCCCAATCCCAGCGCCAGGTGGCGCTGCAGCAAGCCGCCATCGACCAGGCGCGCACTCAGGTGGATGCCGCCCAGGCCGACGTCGACCGTGCGCGCTCGCACCTTGCGCGCTCGTCGTCGCTGGCCGCCAACAACTACGGTTCGCGCCAACAGCGCGAGGACGACGAGAGCGCGCTGCGCGTGGCCGAGGCCAACCTGGCCAGCCGCCGCGCCGCCGTCGTTTCCGCCGAGCGCCAGCTGGCGGTGGCCGAAAGCGACGTTACCCGCGCCGAGGCAAGCCAGGAGGCCGCCGCCGCCGATCTGGCCTACGCCCAGCACCAGCTCGACAAGACCCGCCTCACCGCTCCGCGCGACGGCGTCATCGGCAACCTGCGGGTCAAAACCGGCGCGCTTGCACAGCCGTCGCTGACGCTGATGCAGCTCGTGCCCATCGAGTCGGCCTACGTCAGCGCCAACTACAAGGAGACCCAGCTCGAGCGCATCCGCCTGGGCCAACCTGCCGCCGTTCATCTGGACGCCTACCCGGACATCACCTTCGAAGGCGTGGTCGAGAGCCTGTCGCCGGCCACCGGCACCGAATTCAGCCTGCTGCCTCAGGACAACGCCACCGGCAACTTCAACAAGATCGTGCAGCGCGTGCCGGTGCGCATTCGCGTGACCGGGCCTCGTGAGTCACTCGGCCTTTTACGTGCCGGGCTTTCTGTGGTGCCCGAGATCGACACGCGTGATCTTGATCCCGAGCGCGACGATCGACAAACCAACGCCTCGTCCGACGTTCAAGCGACACCATGAGCACGACCTCCCCACCAGGCCGCCAGGGCGTCAGCGACATGCCGCCCTGGCCGCAGCGTATCGGCTTCATCGCCGCGGTATTTGGCATGTTCATGGCGATTCTGGATATCCAGATCGTCGCCAGTTCGCTCACCGAGATCCAGTCCGGGCTCTCGGCGAGCCAGGATCAGATCTCCTGGGTGCAGACTTCGTATCTGATTGCCGAGATCGTGATGATTCCGCTGTCCGGCATGCTGATGCGCATTCTCTCCACGCGGGTCGCCTTCACCCTCTCCTGTGCGGGATTTACCCTGGCAAGCCTGGGCTGCGCGCTGGCAGGCTCCATCGAGCAGCTGATCGTGCTGCGCGCCATTCAGGGCTTCATGGGCGGGGCGATGATCCCGATCACTCAGGCGATCAGTTTCTCGATCTTCCCGCGGCGGGTGATGGGCAGCGTGCAGGCGGTGATCGGCATGGTGGTGACCATGGCGCCATCGATCGGCCCGACCATCGGCGGCTACATCACTGAAACCCAGAGCTGGCACTGGCTGTTTCTGGCCAACGTGATTCCCGGCATTCTGGTGTGCTGGGCGGCCTGGAATTTTCTGGATATCGACAAGCCCAATCACGCGCTTGCACGCCGGCTCGACGTGATCGGGCTTGCCCTGATCGCGCTGTTTCTCGGCTCACTGGAGTTCGTGCTGGAAGAGGGCCCGGGCGAGGACTGGTTCGCCAGCCACGAGATCGTCCTGTTCAGCCTGCTCTGTTTGGTCACGGGCGTCTGGTTCTTTACTCGAACGCTGAGAAGCGCGCACCCGATCGTCGACCTGCGCGCCTTCGCCAACCGCAACTTCGCCATTGGCGCGGGCATGGGCTTTATCATCGGCATCGCGCTTTACGGGCTGGTCTACATCATGCCGCTGTTCTTCGGCTACGTGCGCGGCTATTCGAGCCTGCAGATCGGCCAGGTGATGTTCGTCACCGGGGTGACGATGTTCTTCTGCGCGCCGCTGGTCGGTAAGGCCACCAACCATCTGGACCTGCGCTTGTTGCTGTTCGCGGGCTTTCTG
The window above is part of the Halomonas sp. GD1P12 genome. Proteins encoded here:
- a CDS encoding TetR/AcrR family transcriptional regulator, whose protein sequence is MNATLHIQRCEISAVFLSVAPGSFNVPTRRREKNKSMGAERTVEAEENSDARIPRGVARRERLLDAARDVFLEQGYAGASVNDVVARAGGSLATLYKQFGSKEGLFTAAMERHIETAWAVIEAGRRDRQAPEQVLFELGRRMLMLVFDPGVIRLMRGLAFEAERAPALGELFLVRGPDRTREALADYLSDQVEQGRLALEAPREAAGIFMGMLMGEWHINALLGRDLAIDEARCNARARHCAAIFLEGVRR
- a CDS encoding DHA2 family efflux MFS transporter permease subunit yields the protein MSTTSPPGRQGVSDMPPWPQRIGFIAAVFGMFMAILDIQIVASSLTEIQSGLSASQDQISWVQTSYLIAEIVMIPLSGMLMRILSTRVAFTLSCAGFTLASLGCALAGSIEQLIVLRAIQGFMGGAMIPITQAISFSIFPRRVMGSVQAVIGMVVTMAPSIGPTIGGYITETQSWHWLFLANVIPGILVCWAAWNFLDIDKPNHALARRLDVIGLALIALFLGSLEFVLEEGPGEDWFASHEIVLFSLLCLVTGVWFFTRTLRSAHPIVDLRAFANRNFAIGAGMGFIIGIALYGLVYIMPLFFGYVRGYSSLQIGQVMFVTGVTMFFCAPLVGKATNHLDLRLLLFAGFLLVGVGTMMNANLTVESGFWQFCLPQIVRGMGLIMCIIPASRIALGTLPAQEVGNASGLFNVMRNLGGAVGLALMDTVRDIREDFHWNQLIPAIDTSREVVVAEIAKYEAMLSGAVADAHQAAIGLIAQRVSQQAQVLAFNDIFTWLGLIYIVTVPLVFLLKRIRA
- a CDS encoding HlyD family secretion protein; translation: MAQGDVQGDTANLSHGAPTAQAKPKKRGRQWLLLVIGLIALVALGWWLVGWWQVGRFMIDTDNAYIRTDSVAVSAELSARVVDVAVIENQAVEQGDLLVQLDDASYRDQLNQARAQQAVAAASFAQSQRQVALQQAAIDQARTQVDAAQADVDRARSHLARSSSLAANNYGSRQQREDDESALRVAEANLASRRAAVVSAERQLAVAESDVTRAEASQEAAAADLAYAQHQLDKTRLTAPRDGVIGNLRVKTGALAQPSLTLMQLVPIESAYVSANYKETQLERIRLGQPAAVHLDAYPDITFEGVVESLSPATGTEFSLLPQDNATGNFNKIVQRVPVRIRVTGPRESLGLLRAGLSVVPEIDTRDLDPERDDRQTNASSDVQATP